From the genome of Hymenobacter cellulosilyticus, one region includes:
- a CDS encoding GNAT family N-acetyltransferase, whose translation MMQQAANVTLRALEESDLDFLYALENDPSIWGVSDTLAPVSRFALRQYLQHATADWYEVRQMRLVICVAEKSVGTLDLFNFEPLHQRAGVGITILAEVRRQGYAQAALELLLGYARHTLRLHQLYCTVAADNTASLQLFEQAGFRQVGVRKEWLRKDFFWQDAVELQYILETKYSGNE comes from the coding sequence ATGATGCAGCAAGCCGCCAACGTAACGCTCCGGGCCCTGGAGGAGTCGGACCTGGACTTCCTCTACGCTCTGGAAAACGACCCCAGCATCTGGGGAGTCTCCGATACGCTGGCGCCCGTGTCGCGCTTTGCCCTGCGCCAGTACCTGCAGCACGCCACCGCCGATTGGTACGAAGTGCGGCAGATGCGGCTGGTAATCTGCGTAGCGGAAAAATCCGTCGGTACATTGGATTTATTCAACTTTGAGCCGTTGCATCAGCGGGCGGGTGTTGGTATTACCATATTGGCTGAAGTACGCCGACAGGGCTATGCGCAGGCTGCTTTAGAACTTTTGCTGGGTTATGCCCGCCATACGTTACGCTTGCACCAATTGTACTGTACCGTGGCTGCCGACAATACAGCTAGTTTGCAGCTGTTCGAGCAGGCTGGTTTTCGGCAAGTAGGAGTGCGAAAAGAGTGGTTACGAAAAGATTTTTTTTGGCAGGATGCGGTAGAGTTACAATATATTTTAGAGACGAAATATTCTGGTAACGAATAA
- the glf gene encoding UDP-galactopyranose mutase, with product MFDYLIVGAGFAGSVLAERLATRSNKKVLILDKRNHIAGNAYDHYNEEGILVHKYGPHIFHTNSKDVFEYLSNFTDWRPYEHRVLASVDGQMVPMPINLDTINKLYGLSLNSFEVEQFLESLAEQIPVIKTSEDVVVSKVGRELYEKFFRNYTRKQWGMDPSELDKSVTSRVPTRTNRDDRYFTDTYQAMPLHGYTRMFERMLDHPNISIMLNTDYHDVVDFIPFKEIIFTGPVDEYFDFKFGKLPYRSLEFKHETLNTEKFLAAPVVNYPNEHLYTRITEFKALTGQQHPKTSVVYEYPKAEGDPYYPIPRLENAELYNMYKKLADETPNVHFVGRLATYKYYNMDQVVAQALTLYKKLTDKVEKVADKPSITGSTSIMEKLVPRDPAKE from the coding sequence ATGTTTGACTATCTCATCGTTGGAGCCGGCTTCGCCGGCAGCGTGCTAGCCGAGCGGCTGGCCACTCGTTCAAATAAAAAAGTGCTTATCCTGGATAAGCGCAACCATATTGCCGGCAACGCCTACGACCATTACAACGAAGAAGGCATCCTGGTCCACAAGTATGGCCCGCACATCTTCCACACTAATTCCAAGGACGTATTCGAATACCTCTCCAATTTCACCGACTGGCGTCCGTATGAGCACCGCGTACTGGCTTCCGTCGACGGTCAGATGGTGCCCATGCCCATCAACCTGGACACCATCAACAAACTGTATGGCCTCTCGCTAAACAGCTTCGAAGTAGAGCAGTTCCTGGAGTCGCTGGCCGAGCAGATTCCCGTTATTAAGACGTCGGAAGACGTAGTAGTAAGCAAAGTAGGCCGCGAACTGTACGAGAAGTTCTTCCGCAACTACACCCGCAAGCAGTGGGGCATGGACCCTTCGGAGCTGGATAAGTCGGTAACAAGCCGCGTACCCACCCGCACGAACCGCGACGACCGGTACTTCACCGACACGTATCAGGCCATGCCGCTGCACGGCTACACCCGGATGTTTGAGCGTATGCTCGACCACCCCAACATCAGCATCATGCTGAATACTGACTACCACGACGTAGTTGATTTCATTCCTTTCAAGGAAATCATCTTTACCGGTCCGGTAGATGAGTACTTCGACTTCAAGTTTGGCAAGCTGCCTTACCGTTCGCTCGAGTTCAAGCACGAGACGCTGAACACCGAGAAGTTCTTGGCCGCGCCGGTAGTAAACTACCCCAACGAGCACCTCTATACCCGCATCACGGAGTTCAAGGCCCTGACGGGCCAGCAGCACCCCAAGACCAGCGTGGTGTACGAATATCCCAAAGCAGAAGGCGACCCTTACTATCCAATTCCACGCCTCGAAAACGCCGAGTTGTACAACATGTACAAGAAACTGGCCGACGAGACGCCCAACGTGCACTTCGTAGGCCGCTTGGCGACTTACAAGTACTACAACATGGACCAGGTAGTAGCCCAGGCCCTGACGTTGTACAAGAAGCTCACCGACAAAGTTGAAAAGGTGGCCGACAAGCCTTCCATCACGGGTTCTACCTCCATCATGGAGAAGCTTGTTCCCCGTGACCCTGCTAAAGAATAG
- a CDS encoding Ppx/GppA phosphatase family protein has protein sequence MHTPRHRRLALIDMGTNTFHLMIVELPEARHPEPVVLLRTKVGVRLGEDGISKGEIAPEAYARALHTLAAFQEEIELHQVTEVRATATSAVRNANNGPALVRDIFEQTGIRVDIIPGAREAELICQGVRQAVPLGAEPHLIMDIGGGSVEFIVANQETIFWKQSFEIGAQRLLDRFYKHDPLTTDDVHELQQYLTQKLAALTAAVQHYRPSALVGASGTFDTLGDLQAARDGQERGPNPPRKRRFPWTAFTRATTRFCTALTSSAWPCPA, from the coding sequence ATGCACACTCCCCGTCACCGCCGTCTGGCCCTGATTGACATGGGCACCAATACGTTTCATCTGATGATCGTAGAGCTGCCCGAGGCGCGCCACCCCGAGCCGGTCGTATTGCTGCGCACCAAAGTGGGCGTGCGCCTGGGCGAAGACGGCATCAGCAAGGGCGAAATTGCGCCCGAAGCCTACGCCCGGGCCCTGCACACGCTGGCGGCCTTTCAGGAAGAAATAGAGCTGCACCAGGTTACGGAAGTGCGGGCCACGGCAACCAGCGCGGTGCGCAACGCCAACAACGGCCCGGCCCTCGTGCGTGACATTTTCGAGCAAACCGGCATTCGGGTCGACATTATTCCCGGGGCCCGGGAGGCCGAGCTTATCTGCCAGGGCGTGCGCCAAGCCGTGCCGCTGGGCGCCGAGCCCCACCTGATTATGGACATCGGCGGGGGCAGCGTGGAGTTTATCGTGGCCAACCAGGAAACCATCTTCTGGAAGCAGAGCTTCGAAATCGGGGCCCAACGCCTGCTCGACCGGTTCTATAAACACGACCCGCTGACTACCGACGACGTGCACGAGCTACAGCAATACCTGACCCAGAAGCTCGCGGCCCTGACGGCGGCCGTGCAGCACTACCGGCCCTCGGCGCTGGTAGGCGCCTCGGGTACCTTTGACACGCTCGGCGACCTGCAGGCGGCCCGCGACGGACAGGAGCGCGGCCCGAATCCGCCCCGGAAACGCCGATTTCCCTGGACAGCTTTTACCAGAGCTACCACCAGATTTTGCACAGCACTCACGAGCAGCGCGTGGCCATGCCCGGCATGA
- the dapF gene encoding diaminopimelate epimerase, with protein MTALTFHKYQGTGNDFVMLDDRAQQFDEHDSRLVRHLCDRRLGIGADGLILLRNHAEYDFEMVYFNADGFVGSMCGNGGRCTVAFAKHLGVIQDKTRFLAADGPHEAHVDAQGLVHLRMQDVHGQQEVEGQGIFLDTGSPHLIRFMPTSSLVDLNVFAEGRAVRYSELFREKGTNVNFVETPVAADQPWQVRTYERGVEDETMSCGTGVTAVALAASRRGASSPVHLRTRGGDLHVAFEARPDGSFTNVYLSGPAQRVFGGTIEV; from the coding sequence ATGACCGCGCTTACCTTTCATAAATACCAGGGCACCGGCAACGACTTCGTGATGCTGGACGACCGTGCCCAGCAGTTCGACGAGCACGATTCCCGCCTGGTCCGCCACCTCTGCGACCGGCGCCTGGGCATCGGGGCCGACGGCCTGATCCTGCTGCGCAACCACGCCGAGTACGACTTCGAAATGGTGTACTTCAACGCCGATGGCTTCGTGGGCTCGATGTGCGGCAACGGGGGCCGCTGCACGGTGGCGTTTGCCAAACACCTGGGCGTTATTCAGGATAAAACCCGCTTCCTGGCTGCCGATGGTCCGCACGAGGCCCACGTGGATGCGCAGGGCTTGGTGCACCTGCGTATGCAAGACGTGCACGGGCAGCAGGAAGTGGAAGGTCAGGGCATCTTTCTCGACACCGGCTCGCCCCACCTCATCCGGTTTATGCCCACCAGCTCCTTGGTTGATCTGAACGTGTTTGCCGAGGGCCGGGCCGTGCGCTACAGTGAGCTGTTCCGAGAGAAGGGCACCAACGTCAACTTCGTGGAAACGCCCGTGGCCGCCGACCAGCCCTGGCAGGTGCGCACCTACGAGCGGGGCGTGGAAGACGAAACCATGTCGTGCGGTACCGGGGTCACGGCTGTAGCCCTGGCCGCTTCCCGGCGCGGCGCCAGCAGCCCGGTGCACCTGCGCACCCGCGGCGGCGACCTGCACGTGGCCTTCGAGGCCCGGCCCGACGGCTCCTTTACCAACGTCTACCTCAGTGGCCCGGCCCAGCGCGTGTTTGGCGGTACAATAGAAGTATAA
- a CDS encoding DinB family protein, whose protein sequence is MTEVARITDQLQRAFDGAAWSGPSLLATLPRLTASQAAAHPVVQAHSIWEIVLHLAAWIRTVQQRVASRQVIPLTNKQDWPAQPTSLDEELWENSRQDLRAAHQLLLDTVAALTDADLAAPVGEGPEVEPGTAHPVYVLLHGVAQHNLYHAGQIVLLRKALGL, encoded by the coding sequence ATGACGGAAGTTGCCCGTATCACCGACCAACTGCAGCGCGCTTTTGACGGGGCCGCCTGGTCGGGACCTTCGTTGCTGGCTACGCTGCCACGCCTCACGGCCAGCCAGGCGGCTGCCCATCCGGTAGTACAAGCCCATAGCATCTGGGAAATCGTGTTGCACCTCGCGGCCTGGATTCGCACCGTGCAGCAGCGCGTGGCCAGCCGTCAGGTTATTCCGCTGACCAACAAGCAGGATTGGCCTGCCCAGCCCACCTCACTCGATGAAGAGCTGTGGGAAAACAGCCGGCAGGACCTGCGCGCCGCCCACCAGCTGCTGCTCGACACCGTGGCTGCTCTGACCGATGCAGACCTGGCCGCGCCAGTAGGAGAGGGGCCCGAAGTTGAACCGGGCACGGCGCATCCGGTTTATGTGTTGCTGCACGGAGTAGCGCAGCACAACCTTTACCACGCCGGCCAAATCGTCTTGCTCCGCAAAGCCCTAGGCCTGTAA
- a CDS encoding glycosyltransferase family 1 protein — translation MPLSTPAEAPPRASSTAPATPSAAANAASTTSDFSYTLPDFVCFAHLHWDFVWQRPQHLLSRFAQQGRVFYVEEPFFHHDQTAPDFAHFEVKERQNGVKVLVAHLPVGFSEEQNDEMQAKLLTQYFSENSINKYVFWYYTPMALSKSRHLQPVLTVYDCMDELAAFKFAPPKLRELEQELFKKADLVYTGGQSLYEAKSLQHADAHSFPSSIDKDHFGQARQNLPEPKDQAGIAHPRVGFFGVVDERLDIELLGQLAEAHSEWQFVIIGPVVKIDAALLPRFSNIHYLGGKEYKELPAYLCGWDVATLLFADNESTKFISPTKTPEYLAAGKPVVSTPIRDVVRPYGDLNLVQIASTADEFGKAIAKALVQKDDADWRKRTDEYLATISWDLTWQRMVELMQDKLKHKQ, via the coding sequence ATGCCGCTATCTACTCCGGCGGAGGCACCACCACGCGCTTCCTCGACTGCTCCTGCTACCCCCTCCGCTGCTGCTAATGCAGCTTCTACTACGTCCGATTTTTCCTATACGCTTCCCGATTTTGTGTGCTTTGCGCACCTGCACTGGGATTTTGTATGGCAGCGGCCCCAGCACCTATTGTCGCGTTTTGCGCAGCAGGGGCGTGTATTCTACGTGGAAGAGCCCTTTTTTCACCACGACCAGACGGCTCCCGATTTTGCACACTTCGAAGTAAAGGAGCGCCAAAACGGTGTTAAAGTTTTGGTGGCCCACTTGCCCGTTGGCTTTTCCGAAGAGCAGAACGATGAGATGCAGGCCAAACTGCTAACTCAGTACTTTTCCGAGAATAGTATCAATAAATACGTTTTTTGGTACTATACCCCGATGGCGCTCAGTAAATCCCGCCATTTGCAGCCCGTACTTACCGTATACGACTGCATGGACGAGCTGGCAGCCTTCAAGTTTGCCCCGCCCAAACTGCGCGAATTGGAACAGGAGCTGTTCAAGAAAGCCGACTTGGTGTACACCGGTGGCCAGAGCCTCTACGAAGCCAAAAGCCTGCAGCATGCTGATGCTCACTCGTTTCCGAGCAGTATCGATAAGGACCACTTTGGCCAGGCCCGGCAGAACTTGCCCGAGCCGAAAGACCAGGCTGGTATTGCTCACCCCCGTGTCGGCTTCTTTGGCGTGGTAGATGAGCGCCTTGATATTGAATTATTGGGCCAATTAGCCGAAGCGCATTCTGAGTGGCAGTTCGTCATTATCGGCCCGGTAGTGAAGATTGACGCTGCTTTACTACCTCGCTTCAGCAACATCCACTACCTCGGCGGTAAAGAGTACAAGGAACTCCCGGCATATTTATGTGGTTGGGATGTAGCCACGCTGCTCTTCGCCGATAACGAAAGCACGAAGTTTATCTCACCCACCAAGACGCCCGAATATCTCGCGGCCGGTAAACCAGTGGTGAGTACTCCCATCCGCGACGTGGTTCGCCCGTACGGCGACCTGAACCTGGTTCAAATTGCCTCCACGGCCGACGAGTTCGGCAAAGCCATTGCCAAAGCGCTGGTGCAAAAAGACGACGCCGACTGGCGCAAGCGCACCGACGAATACTTGGCCACCATCTCCTGGGATCTGACCTGGCAGCGCATGGTGGAACTCATGCAGGACAAGCTGAAGCACAAACAGTAA
- a CDS encoding class I SAM-dependent methyltransferase, which yields MYSFLTTGNWPDYELIDSGNFEKLERFGKHVLARPEPQAIWDPHLPASEWQRANATFTREKGSQEKGQWKIKPGTPEQWIINYGQDGLKLRFRLGMSSFKHVGLFPEQDPNWQFIYQQTKQRKAAVPRVLNLFAYTGAATLAARAAGADVTHLDSVKQVNFWARDNMEASNLDGVRWLVEDAMKYVQREVKRGNKYQGLILDPPAYGRGPNGEKWQLEDELNEMLKLCQQLLDPQDHFFLINLYSLGFSALILDNLVTEIFPKTHTTREIGEIYLHDRGQRKLPLGTFCRFAT from the coding sequence ATGTATTCTTTTCTGACCACCGGCAACTGGCCTGACTACGAGCTCATCGACTCGGGCAACTTCGAAAAGCTTGAGCGTTTTGGCAAGCACGTGCTGGCCCGCCCCGAGCCCCAGGCCATTTGGGACCCGCACCTGCCCGCCAGCGAATGGCAGCGCGCCAACGCCACCTTTACCCGCGAAAAAGGCAGCCAGGAGAAAGGCCAGTGGAAAATCAAGCCCGGCACGCCCGAGCAGTGGATTATCAACTACGGGCAGGACGGGCTCAAGCTGCGGTTTCGGCTGGGCATGTCCTCCTTTAAGCACGTAGGCCTGTTTCCGGAGCAGGACCCCAACTGGCAGTTTATCTACCAGCAAACCAAGCAGCGCAAAGCCGCCGTGCCCCGGGTGCTGAACCTGTTTGCTTACACCGGGGCCGCCACGCTAGCCGCCCGGGCCGCCGGCGCCGACGTGACCCACCTCGACTCGGTGAAGCAGGTCAACTTCTGGGCCCGCGACAATATGGAAGCCTCTAACCTCGACGGGGTGCGCTGGCTCGTGGAAGACGCCATGAAGTACGTGCAGCGCGAAGTAAAGCGCGGTAACAAGTACCAAGGCCTGATCTTAGACCCGCCCGCCTACGGCCGCGGCCCCAATGGCGAGAAGTGGCAGCTGGAGGATGAGCTCAACGAGATGCTCAAGCTTTGCCAGCAGCTGCTCGACCCCCAGGACCACTTCTTCCTGATTAACCTGTATTCCCTGGGCTTCTCGGCCCTGATTCTGGATAACCTGGTGACGGAAATCTTCCCCAAGACGCACACTACCCGCGAAATCGGGGAAATATACCTACACGACCGGGGGCAGCGGAAGCTGCCGCTAGGCACCTTCTGTCGCTTCGCCACCTAA